The following are from one region of the Vitis riparia cultivar Riparia Gloire de Montpellier isolate 1030 chromosome 9, EGFV_Vit.rip_1.0, whole genome shotgun sequence genome:
- the LOC117922100 gene encoding probable disease resistance protein At5g63020 has translation MGNICSISLPADRIVSSFWDGTTEHANYLRKLPENLVELGTACERLRELRNDVKRMVDIAEREQMQPLDQVQGWLSRVETLETQVTQLIGDGTEEVEKKCMGGCCPRNCRTRYKLGKRVARKLKEVDILMSQRPSDAVAERLPSPRLGERPNQATVGMNSRIGKVWSSLHQEQVGIIGLYGLGGVGKTTLLTQINNAFTKRTHDFDFVIWSTVSKNVNLENIQDDIWKTIGFCDDKWKSKSRDEKATSIWRVLSEKRFVLLLDDLWEWLDLSDVGVPFQNKKNKIVFTTRSEEVCAQMEADKKIKVECLTWTESWELFRMKLGEDTLDFHPEIPELAQAVAQECCGLPLVLTTIGRAMACKKTPQEWKYAIKVLQSSASKFPGLLDEFDDMKGAENQGYNIIGTLIHACLLEEGDVDYVVKLHDVIRDMALWIACETGKEQDKFLVQARSGLTEAPEVARWMGPKRISLIGNQIEKLTGSPDCPNLSTLFLQDNSLKMITDSFFQFMPNLRVLDLSRNAMTELPQGISNLVSLQYLNLSQTNIKELPIELKNLVN, from the exons ATGGGCAACATTTGCTCGATTTCACTCCCCGCTGACCGCATTGTCTCTAGCTTCTGGGATGGCACCACTGAGCATGCAAATTACCTGCGCAAACTCCCTGAAAATCTGGTAGAATTAGGAACCGCTTGTGAAAGATTGAGGGAGTTAAGGAACGATGTGAAGAGGATGGTGGATATTGCTGAGAGGGAACAAATGCAGCCGCTGGACCAAGTACAAGGGTGGCTTTCAAGGGTTGAAACTCTGGAAACTCAAGTCACTCAACTGATTGGAGATGGCACCGAGGAGGTTGAGAAGAAATGTATGGGTGGTTGCTGTCCTAGGAATTGCAGGACCAGATACAAGTTGGGGAAGAGAGTAGCTAGAAAGTTGAAAGAAGTGGACATTCTAATGAGCCAAAGACCTTCGGATGCGGTGGCTGAGAGGTTACCTTCACCTCGCCTAGGTGAAAGGCCTAATCAAGCAACTGTCGGCATGAATTCCAGAATTGGTAAGGTTTGGAGCAGCCTTCATCAAGAACAAGTGGGAATTATCGGCCTATATGGATTAGGAGGAGTTGGGAAAACCACCCTCTTAACCCAAATCAATAATGCTTTTACCAAAAGAAcccatgattttgattttgtgatCTGGTCAACAGTTTCCAAAAATGTAAACCTTGAAAACATTCAGGACGACATCTGGAAGACGATAGGGTTTTGTGATGATAAATGGAAAAGCAAAAGTCGAGATGAGAAAGCTACGAGCATCTGGAGAGTCCTGAGCGAAAAGAGGTTCGTGCTGTTGCTAGATGATTTATGGGAGTGGTTGGATTTATCAGACGTCGGAGTCCCattccaaaataagaaaaataagatagtATTCACCACTCGATCAGAAGAGGTGTGCGCTCAAATGGAAGCGGATAAGAAGATCAAAGTGGAATGCCTAACATGGACAGAATCCTGGGAATTGTTTCGAATGAAGCTTGGAGAAGACACTCTCGATTTCCATCCTGAGATACCGGAGCTCGCTCAAGCCGTCGCACAAGAGTGTTGTGGTTTGCCACTTGTGCTAACTACCATCGGCAGGGCCATGGCTTGTAAGAAGACGCCGCAGGAATGGAAATATGCAATAAAAGTGTTACAAAGCTCTGCCTCAAAATTTCCAG GCCTTTTAGACGAATTTGATGACATGAAGGGAGCAGAAAACCAGGGTTACAACATTATTGGCACTCTGATTCATGCATGTCTATTAGAAGAAGGTGATGTTGATTATGTAGTAAAACTGCATGATGTAATCCGTGATATGGCATTGTGGATAGCTTGTGAAACAGGGAAGGAGCAGGACAAGTTCTTGGTGCAGGCCCGCAGTGGGTTAACTGAAGCTCCTGAAGTTGCTAGATGGATGGGACCAAAAAGGATTTCACTTATCGGTAACCAAATTGAGAAACTAACAGGGTCTCCTGATTGCCCCAATCTCTCAACTTTGTTTCTTCAGGATAATAGTTTGAAGATGATCACTGATAGTTTCTTCCAGTTTATGCCAAATCTAAGAGTTTTAGACTTGTCAAGGAATGCTATGACTGAATTACCACAGGGAATCTCTAATTTGGTTTCATTACAGTATCTCAACCTATCACAAACTAACATAAAAGAGTTGCCAATTGAGTTGAAGAACCTggtaaattga